From the Streptococcus hyointestinalis genome, the window ATGATACTCCTAAATTCATAAAATGACCTTCCTATGTGACAAATCACATCGCTAGGTAATTTCTTACCCTTCCGCTATCAATTGTAGAGCATTCTTTGTCTTTTGTCAATAAATAGAGATTATCTCATGTAAAATCCCGCTAAAACACAAACATTATTTTCCGCTACTGCTTCTACTAGATTTATGATACAATAGGCATGAACAGTTATCTGTATCCTAGAGAAAGTTGGTTCTACCATGCCATTTGTTAAAATTGATTTATTTGAAGGGCGCACACAAGAGCAAAAAGATGAGTTGGCTCGTGAAGTGACTGAGGTTGTCTCACGCATTGCTAAAGCGCCAAAAGAAGCTATCCACGTCTTTATCAATGACATGCCAGAAGGCACTTACTACCCACATGGTGAGATGAAAAAGAAAAACTAAGCTGCTTGATTAAAGCAGTTTTTCTTTTGACCTGAAAACAGCTGTAATAGTCTTAGAAAAATTCAGAAAAGGCTTGCATTTTTGAAAAGATAGCGCTATCATATAGTGTATAAGGAGGTGTTTTCGTGTATGCTAACCGCCGTCTCAAGATGATGGGAACGGTCATTGACATTGCTATTTATTCTCATCAGGCAGAACGTCAGATAGATGAGGTCATCGAGCAGCTGACTGTCCTTAAAAACCGCTTTAGTGCTAACGACGATGACTCTGAACTGATGACTATCAATCACAGCGCAGGCATTTCAAGCATCTCAGTGCAGCCAGATTTGTATCACTTGATTGCTATTGGCAAGGAGCATAGTCTAGAGAAGCCCAGCAATCTCAACATCGCACTGGGTCCTGTCGTGCAGGCTTGGCGGATTGGCTTTAGCGACGCTAGAGTTCCTAGCGAAGATGAGATTACTCAGGCGCTAGCGCTGTCTGACCCTAGAGACATCATCCTAGACGAGAAGGAGCACAGCGTTTTTCTCGCCAAAAAAGGCATGAAAATTGACCTCGGTGCTCTTGCCAAGGGCTATATAGCAGACGCTATCATGGCTACTCTTGCTAAGCAAGACGCAAGCTCTGCTATGATTAACCTCGGTGGTAACGTGCTGGTCTATGGAGCCAATCCCAAGCGCCCAAGCGGTGAGTGGTTCATCGGTATCCAAGCGCCTAGTCACAAAAGAGGAGTGCATCTAGGTGTTCTCCCTATCACATCGGGGTCTGTGGTGACTTCTGGTATCTATGAGCGACAT encodes:
- a CDS encoding 4-oxalocrotonate tautomerase — translated: MPFVKIDLFEGRTQEQKDELAREVTEVVSRIAKAPKEAIHVFINDMPEGTYYPHGEMKKKN
- a CDS encoding FAD:protein FMN transferase, which gives rise to MYANRRLKMMGTVIDIAIYSHQAERQIDEVIEQLTVLKNRFSANDDDSELMTINHSAGISSISVQPDLYHLIAIGKEHSLEKPSNLNIALGPVVQAWRIGFSDARVPSEDEITQALALSDPRDIILDEKEHSVFLAKKGMKIDLGALAKGYIADAIMATLAKQDASSAMINLGGNVLVYGANPKRPSGEWFIGIQAPSHKRGVHLGVLPITSGSVVTSGIYERHLSVNGKDYHHIFDKKTGYPIESPLSSLTIVSALSLDCEIWTTRLFGLALDEVLFAIEQTPHIEGILVTREGRVILSSGLEKRFIPYHF